A DNA window from Pogona vitticeps strain Pit_001003342236 chromosome 2, PviZW2.1, whole genome shotgun sequence contains the following coding sequences:
- the PYCR1 gene encoding pyrroline-5-carboxylate reductase 1, mitochondrial, whose product MSVGFIGAGQLAFSLARGFTAAGILAAHKITASSPDTDLPTVAGLRKMGVNFTMSNKETVKNSDVLFLAVKPPIIPFILDEIGEDIENRHIVVSCAAGVTISSIEKKLSAFCPTPKVIRCMTNTPVIVREGATVYATGTHAEVEDGKLLEQLMASVGFCTEVEEDLIDAVTGLSGSGPAYAFTALDALADGGVKMGLPRRLAVRLGAQALLGAAKMLLDSEQHPGQLKDNVCSPGGATIYALHFLESGGFRSLLINAVEASCIRTRELQSLADQEKVSPAAIKKTLLDKVKLESSSGSKVSLFNNKNPGSKKN is encoded by the exons ATGAGTGTGGGCTTCATTGGCGCCGGGCAGCTTGCCTTTTCCCTGGCCAGGGGTTTCACTGCAGCAG GGATCTTGGCTGCTCACAAGATAACAGCAAGTTCACCAGACACTGACCTCCCAACAGTAGCAGGCCTGAGG AAAATGGGTGTGAATTTCACAATGAGCAACAAAGAGACGGTTAAAAACAGTGATGTCCTGTTCCTGGCGGTGAAACCTCCCATAATTCCCTTCATCCTGGATGAAATTGGTGAAGATATAGAGAACCGGCATATTGTGGTCTCATGTGCTGCTGGCGTCACTATCAGCTCCATTGAGAAG AAACTCTCTGCCTTCTGCCCCACCCCGAAAGTGATCAGGTGCATGACGAACACCCCAGTGATTGTGCGGGAAGGGGCCACTGTCTATGCCACGGGGACCCATGCAGAGGTGGAGGATGGAAAGCTCTTGGAGCAGCTGATGGCTAGCGTGGGCTTCTGCACAGAGGTGGAAGAAGACCTGATCGATGCTGTCACTGGGCTCAGTGGCAGTGGCCCTGCTTAT GCCTTCACAGCCCTGGATGCCCTGGCAGATGGAGGGGTCAAGATGGGCCTTCCTCGAAGGCTTGCGGTCCGGCTGGGAGCCCAGGCTTTGCTG GGAGCTGCTAAGATGCTACTGGATTCTGAGCAACATCCTGGGCAACTGAAGGACAACGTTTGCTCACCAGGGGGTGCCACCATCTATGCCCTGCACTTTCTGGAGAGTGGGGGCTTCCGCTCCCTGCTCATCAATGCCGTGGAGGCATCTTGCATCAGGACAAG AGAGTTGCAGTCCTTGGCTGACCAGGAGAAAGTCTCCCCAGCGGCCATCAAGAAGACTCTACTGGATAAAGTGAAACTGGAGTCTTCCTCTGGCAGCAAGGTCAGCTTATTCAACAACAAGAACCCGGGAAGCAAGAAGAACTAA